The Gillisia sp. Hel_I_86 genome has a segment encoding these proteins:
- the ruvC gene encoding crossover junction endodeoxyribonuclease RuvC, protein MKNERIILGIDPGTTIMGFGLIKVVNKKMEFLQLNELLLQKYTDPYIKLKIIFERTVELIDTFHPDEIAIEAPFFGKNVQSMLKLGRAQGVAMAAGLSREVPITEYLPKKIKMAITGNGNASKEQVAKMLQSLLGLKELPKNLDSTDGLAAAVCHFYNSGKVEIGKSYTGWDSFVKQNPKKLGR, encoded by the coding sequence TTGAAAAACGAACGAATTATTTTAGGAATCGATCCCGGAACCACTATTATGGGGTTTGGGTTGATCAAGGTGGTGAACAAAAAAATGGAGTTTTTACAACTTAATGAGTTGTTGCTTCAAAAATATACCGATCCTTATATTAAATTGAAAATTATTTTTGAACGAACGGTAGAATTAATTGACACTTTTCATCCAGATGAGATCGCTATTGAGGCGCCCTTTTTTGGAAAGAATGTACAATCCATGCTGAAGTTGGGTAGGGCACAAGGTGTGGCGATGGCTGCCGGTTTATCAAGAGAGGTGCCTATTACTGAATACCTACCTAAGAAAATTAAAATGGCCATTACTGGGAATGGGAATGCCAGTAAGGAGCAAGTTGCCAAGATGCTGCAAAGTTTATTAGGACTTAAGGAATTACCTAAGAATTTGGATTCTACCGATGGATTGGCGGCAGCAGTTTGCCATTTTTATAATTCTGGTAAAGTTGAAATTGGAAAAAGTTATACCGGTTGGGATTCTTTTGTGAAGCAAAACCCGAAGAAACTCGGTAGATAG